CTTCTATCTTGCCCTGGTCATGTTCCACGGGGATGTAATCCTTGCCCGCCAAGCATACGTTGGTGGGCTTagcttgggtttgggtttgggtggCAGTGTTCGCAGTCTGAGTCTTCGAGGTGGTCTTCGAGGTGGCATGGGGGGTAGTTGACGAGCTGGTTTTCGAGGTAGTTTTCGAGCTAGCTTTCGAAGTAGTTGGCGAGGCAGTCTTCGACGTAGTTGAAGACTTCGTGGAGGTGGCGAACGTGCTGTGAGACGATGTTTTGAGCGGGCATATATCCTGAGCCTTGGAATCTCGTCGTTGATTATGGGATAAAGAACCTGGGTCCCAGAACTCCAAACTGACGATGAACCGTCCACCAACCCACAACCGCCAACTACCGATGGCTAGTTGCTGATTTCCAATTTGCTGGATACGGTGGACCTGTGTGGCTTCGACGACAAGCTTGCCGGCGCCCGAGTCGTCACTGTTAGATGGTTCGCGGCCTGTGACTTCGTATCCTGAGACTATCCAGGGTGGTGTTCCATCCTGAGGCTGTCCTGTTTCTTGGTAGATATACTTCGCCAATCCAGAGCCTATCCTGTCGGCTCGCTGCGGGTATTGGAGAGGCCCCTGAGCTACACCTTCATGGAATGGTGTAGCAATAAAGATCTGCGGCTTGAAGGATGGGTGAAGAGGGCCGGGCTGGTCTTTTGTTCCCACCAAGGGCTTGAGTGCCTCAACGTCAAAGTATTCATCACCACCCCACCACAGTGCTTCCACTGTCCACTTATCGAACCAGGCATCGGGTGTATCGACAATACCTTCATTCGTGCGCTTTTTAAAGACCCCGTCTTCATAGATATGAGAGATGTATGTCCCCTTCCTGGATATAATGGCCACCGCAGTGCAGCCCCAAAGCCCCTTCACACCCATGGCTGTCACTTCCTTAGGGAATGGGTACCACTTTCCGGTTGTCGGCTCCTCGAAGAAAAGCCATTGGCGCGAGCTGCCTATCTTTTGATTGAGCTCCCTCAGGTGTGCTTCTGGATTCCCGCCATCAGCCAGGGGATCGGTATCGGCCCGCTTCATCTCATTGTCCCGCTTGTGCGCCGCACCTGAATTGCCCATGGTGACGGATATTCCACTCTTGACAGGGAAATTGGCTGCTGTGGACGTTGAGAGATGTGCACAGTCCACTGATGAGAGGGACACCCAGCCACCACCTGCTTTGCCATGACATACGTCGCTGCCACATTTCTCTGGTGAACACAGTTCTGAAGTCGGGGTTGGAGTTACAGTAGTAGTCGTAGTAGTGTCAGTGACGGAGCACCCGGTAGTTGTGACAGTCGTTGTCGGGGAGCACGTCAAGGTTGTCAATGTAGAACCACCTGCAGTGGTTAAAGTTGATTTACACTCCACCGTCACTCTGTGTGCAGTCGCACCAGAAGTACAggtcgacgacgaggatgtcgaggatgtcgaggatgtcgaggatgtaGTCGACTTGGATTCGGTGGTAGTCTGGGACTTGGTGGTAGTAGTATTGTCTTtgcccttgtccttgtccttgtcatcgtccttgtcatcgtccttgtcatcgtccttgtcatcgtccttgtcatcgtccttgtcatcgtccttgtcatcgtccttgtcatcgtccttgtcatcgtccttgtcatcgtccttgtcatcgtccttgtcatcgtccttgtcatcgtccttgtcatcgtccttgtcatcgtccttgtcatcgtccttgtcatcgtccttgtcatcgtccttgtcatcgtccttgtcatcgtccttgtcatcgtccttgtcatcgtccttgtcatcatCCTTGTCGTCCTTGACATCGTCCTtaccaccgccgccaccaccacctccgccgccgctgtcaccgccgtcgtcgccctcgtcttctgAATCAGGCAAGTCCTCATCAAGCAGATCCTTCACAAACTTCTTGGCCcccttcttgttcttttttgTAACAGAATTCTTCAGATTCTTTGTATTATCCAAAATGCAGCCCAATGCACCAAATACCGATTCAGCTGCTATCTTGAATATCTTGTCCATCAGGCCTCGCTTCTTCATGGCAGGGCAGCCGAGGGATCCGCCGATTTCAGAGATGAGATCCCCCACTTCATCCTCAAGCCCAGTGATGTATTTGATAATATCTGTCGGGGCCGGGGGGTTTGGGTCCAAAATCCAGGCCCTGATGCTTGGAATGACGTTGACATATCCGGTGGAGATGGCGGATAGGCTGGAATCAAACTTACGTGACGGCATATTGCCGACCAAAGCATCATCGATATTGCTAGGGCCTGAGGTGGTATGGGGTGGAGGATTGACACCATCCGGTAGCATTATTGTGCCTGTACTGGCTGTACTGGCAGTAGTAACACTTGGCatggaagtggaagtgggCGTGTATGTTGGCAGGCTGGTATTAGGGCTATCGCCAGGGGTGTTGTCCAAAGTTGAACGCGAACTGGTTGGTACAGCACCAGATATAGACGTGTGTGTCGGCAGACTAGAATTAAAACCACCATCGGAGGTATTGACTAAATGCGAGGTGGAACTTGCAGAGCTGCCATCGATAGGGCTAACCGtcgagttggtgttgatattaGTGCTGGGACTAGGCGACGCGTCTGTACCGGGCAAGGTGTTTGTGGGAGCACCAGGGCTCTGCACTGGATCGACAGAGTTATAAGACGTAATGAGAATCATAGAAGTAGTGTAGGAAGTAAGAACAGTGTAGGGTGGAACCTGAGAAGACCCGCTTCCTGGAGCAGTGTCCTGCGCTACTGCGTAATGAGCAGCAGCCGACAGGACACATGCAGACCACAAGATAGAGAGCCTCATGGTGCCGAGTACATTCCAGTACAAGGCTGTAAAAGTCACCGTGAGAGTGGtaagaagaaggaggtgGGAGAAGTAGACAGCAAGCAAGGCTTCTTATAACCCAGAATCGGCGACAGCCCGTGAAGgctgttgactgttgaaaACCCATCGTGCACGCAATTATTCATTTTATCTCCGCTGAGTGTGGTTTCGAATTTAATGTAGCAAAAGACAACTCGATAATTGGCTGCAGGACCCGAAGATAGCAAGGATGTCAAGTCTCAAGCAGTCCGCAGGTTTCCGCTGAGTGGATGTTCTCTGCTTTGTCTTCATTCAGCACCTGGACAGGATTAGCGCCTGCAGTCAAGCTCATTTTCAACTCCTTACCTTTAAGAACTTGGCACTGAGTCCAGACCTGAGCTTTTACTCCTGGAGGGAAGGATGTTGTGACTGTTGCAGTCCATTGTATACAGCAGTCACGTCAATTTCTTGGCGGGAGTGGGACTGTGCCTGTTGATCTGTTAATCCTCTGCACATCATTTTGGTGCTTCCCGGTATAACTGCAGTCCACGgtattaaaatctaatataattatataaatatgtTTCGTGCCTATTACAGCACTAACTCCAATCTATCTATCAATCcgacttctccttcttctgtgTACTATTCATGCCCTCCCTCATTACTGCCACTACATCTTCCACGCTCGtccccctctcccttctcccAGTCTTCTCCAGCCCAAGCGCCGTatcctccgcaacaacccTATACACCTCCGCAACGCTCTCAAATCTAAATCGACAATATCAGTAAGCTCTGAAGCAGAAATTGAACTCTGAGAAGCAGACGGTTCACCCTAGCTCGATAACacaggaagaaaaaaaaaaaaaaaaaaagagagagagagagagagagccaACTCACAGTCCCTTCCCAAACCCGCCTTCTCGctccatcatctccccaATCTGCTGCATCTCATTAACCCACCGATAAGCCTTCGGCGGCATTCCGACAACGCCCTTATCTGCAATTTCTAGCGTCTGCGGATTATGTTTCCCCATGTACTTCCTTAGTTCGGGGAACACACCCATTGACTCCGCCGTGACATAGGACTGAATCGCGAGCGCGAAGAAACCTTTCGTTGTACTGGCGAAGCAGAGCTTCACACCCGATGCGGCGCCGATGCGCGATGATACGTGATCTATGTTTAGTGTTCTCGCGAGATCCGAGTATGGGAGCTGTGTTGGGCCGGAGACAACGAGGGATGGTGTTGCCCAGGTTGTTTCAGTGTCCGTGGATACCTTGCGGGGCGGTCCGCCGATGATTCCGCCGTCTAGGTAGACTATGTTCTTGTTAGAGCTGAGGAGGTCGT
This region of Aspergillus puulaauensis MK2 DNA, chromosome 5, nearly complete sequence genomic DNA includes:
- a CDS encoding uncharacterized protein (COG:S;~EggNog:ENOG410Q0UB;~SECRETED:SignalP(1-21)), translated to MRLSILWSACVLSAAAHYAVAQDTAPGSGSSQVPPYTVLTSYTTSMILITSYNSVDPVQSPGAPTNTLPGTDASPSPSTNINTNSTVSPIDGSSASSTSHLVNTSDGGFNSSLPTHTSISGAVPTSSRSTLDNTPGDSPNTSLPTYTPTSTSMPSVTTASTASTGTIMLPDGVNPPPHTTSGPSNIDDALVGNMPSRKFDSSLSAISTGYVNVIPSIRAWILDPNPPAPTDIIKYITGLEDEVGDLISEIGGSLGCPAMKKRGLMDKIFKIAAESVFGALGCILDNTKNLKNSVTKKNKKGAKKFVKDLLDEDLPDSEDEGDDGGDSGGGGGGGGGGKDDVKDDKDDDKDDDKDDDKDDDKDDDKDDDKDDDKDDDKDDDKDDDKDDDKDDDKDDDKDDDKDDDKDDDKDDDKDDDKDDDKDDDKDDDKDDDKDDDKDKDKGKDNTTTTKSQTTTESKSTTSSTSSTSSTSSSSTCTSGATAHRVTVECKSTLTTAGGSTLTTLTCSPTTTVTTTGCSVTDTTTTTTVTPTPTSELCSPEKCGSDVCHGKAGGGWVSLSSVDCAHLSTSTAANFPVKSGISVTMGNSGAAHKRDNEMKRADTDPLADGGNPEAHLRELNQKIGSSRQWLFFEEPTTGKWYPFPKEVTAMGVKGLWGCTAVAIISRKGTYISHIYEDGVFKKRTNEGIVDTPDAWFDKWTVEALWWGGDEYFDVEALKPLVGTKDQPGPLHPSFKPQIFIATPFHEGVAQGPLQYPQRADRIGSGLAKYIYQETGQPQDGTPPWIVSGYEVTGREPSNSDDSGAGKLVVEATQVHRIQQIGNQQLAIGSWRLWVGGRFIVSLEFWDPGSLSHNQRRDSKAQDICPLKTSSHSTFATSTKSSTTSKTASPTTSKASSKTTSKTSSSTTPHATSKTTSKTQTANTATQTQTQAKPTNVCLAGKDYIPVEHDQGKIEAIAKKCKDSLKNKRLFHAGDDTIKWGPIAHGKTHYYAFVAWRDGCKGPAQDPWSPKKGYDCETILKENFDFEWCEKGQSDDGEGTPSWGLPYGGYTDIGCLTYRSWHTDGGRKMKFR
- a CDS encoding uncharacterized protein (COG:S;~EggNog:ENOG410PM59;~InterPro:IPR036291,IPR015814,IPR006115,IPR008927;~PFAM:PF03807,PF03446,PF09130;~go_function: GO:0050661 - NADP binding [Evidence IEA];~go_process: GO:0055114 - oxidation-reduction process [Evidence IEA]), which translates into the protein MAGAQPVVGILSIGEMGLGIANLLISHGYRVVTYAEDRSKSTRDRAQSINIELLSSIKELASLSAVILSIVPPKDALTTAQRVHEQTPNTRDNPIYYLDLNATAPSLATHTDDLLSSNKNIVYLDGGIIGGPPRKVSTDTETTWATPSLVVSGPTQLPYSDLARTLNIDHVSSRIGAASGVKLCFASTTKGFFALAIQSYVTAESMGVFPELRKYMGKHNPQTLEIADKGVVGMPPKAYRWVNEMQQIGEMMEREGGFGKGLFESVAEVYRVVAEDTALGLEKTGRRERGTSVEDVVAVMREGMNSTQKKEKSD